Below is a genomic region from Chloroflexota bacterium.
TGGTCGATCGGTCGATCTTCGCGGGCGACCGCGGTGTGCGGGGTGAGCAGCGCCTCGACCCGGTCGGCGAGCTCGGGCGCGCCGGGTGCCGGATAGCCGATCCGGTACATGTACTCGGGAAACCCGTAGAAGTCGTAGAGCAGCTCGTCGTGAGCGCGCGTCCGACCGATCGTCACGGGAGTGTCCTGCCAGTGAGCGGAAACCGTGAGGATGGCGCTCGGGCGAGGGAGCGTGCTCGACCAGGCGCGCCACGGTGCGCTCCGCTCCTTGATCGCGACATTGAGCGGATTGCCGTGGCCGACGAATCCGACCGGCATGCGGGTAGTCGGGCTCTTCATGGCCGGGAGTCTACGACGGAGCGCGTTCGCCTGGTCGTGTCAGGTCGCGCCTGGTCGTGTCAGGTCGCGCGTGGTCGTGTCAGGTCTCGCCTGGTCGTGTCAGATACGCACCCCGTGCGTGGAAGGAGTCCGTCCAGGGACGCGACGGATCAGATCCCGCTCGCGGCGTCGAGCAGCCAGGCGGCGACGTAGGCCCCGAAGGACGGTCGGACGAGGAGTCGATACAGCGGCTCGTCGATGGTCTGCCAGACGATCACGTTCGCCCGAGCGAGCAGGGTCTGGGCGCATCGACCGGGGCCGAAGGCGCGCGGATGCAGGTCGATCGGACAGCCGGCTTCAAGGAGCTCGCGTGCCGACGAGCCGGCCAGCTCGATGGTCGTCCGGTTCGCCGATATGTCGACGACCGAGGCGACCGCAAGCGTCGCCGAAACGGCTGCGGCATCAGCTCGAGGGACCGAGAGCGCGGCCCGCAGCCGATCCTCGAGCTCGCGCGCGCGGCCCGGCCGGCCGACAACGAGCCATTCGTCGGGCCCGAGCCAGAGGGCATGGAGGTCGCCGATCCCGGCGACGGAGTCCGGCACCGTCGGCACGGTGAACCCGAGGGTCGCCGCGACGGCCGTCATCGACACGGCGTCCGTCGGGTCCACCCGCAGGTCGATCTGGCTGAGGAACGGGACCTCGCGAGCGCCGCCAGGCAGGGCGATCCCTCCGGACAGCGCGATCCGCCCGGACAGGGCCATCCCGCCGAGGGGGCTCCGGACCCGTGCATCTGGGTAGTTGCTGCGGATGATCGCCGTGTTCCGGGCGATGTTCCCGCCTGCCAGCCAGCCCCGCTCGAGGACCGCGACGTTCGTGATGCCGTGGTTCTTCGCCAGGTAATACGCGGTCGCCAGGCCGTGTCCGCCGCCACCGACGATGACGATGTCGTACGTCCGCCTGGGTTCGGGGTTGCGCCAGAGATGGGCGGGATGATCCGGCAGGGCGTCGTTGGTCGCAGCGGCGTGGGTCGCGGCGTGATCCGGCACGGCCGAGAGTGTAGATGCTCGGACCCGTCGCGGCGACCGCCGGCCTCGCGGCGACCGCCGCCCATGATCGGCAGACCGCTGATGGTCCGCGGACCGCCATCGATCGCCAGGCCGCCGTTTATCGGCTCAACAGATGGTAAGTACGCCGAGACGGCGTCCGACGGGTCGCGGCTGCACGGGCGCTGCCTCGCTCATCGGCCTCATGGATATCTGGTGGATTCTCATCGTCCGTGACGGCCTACCATCTGTGGGACGGATATCCGACCGGGGGACGGGTCAGCCGCGTTCAGAACACGGCGGCACCGACCGGGGAGTCACGCTGGGCGCGTGGTGGGGCACGGCACGGGACGAGCTTGACGGCCCCCATCCGGCTCTCCAAGCTTGCACTGCAGTCAGCGACGCTCAGTCGGAACGCCGACGTGGCACCGCCCGTCCCGCCGGTGCGACCTCGGTCGGAGGACTGCCCGTCGTCCGGCCGCGCCGAGCGTCGCGGCGACCATGACCCCAATCCGAGGGCGCCCATGCCGACCGACCAGCCGAGCCTCTACATCGACGGTGCCTGGACGACCGGCTCGTCCGGGTCCACCAGCCCGGTCGTCTCGCCGTTCGACGGCCACGTCATCGCGGAGGTCGACGTCGCCGACGACGCGGACGTCCAACGGGCGATCGCGGCCGCGCGCCGCGCCTTCGATGCCGGCGACTGGTCCTCCACGCCGGCTCCGGATCGCGGCGCCCTCCTCCACCGGATCGCCGATCTCCTGGTCCGCGACCGTGAGTTGATCGGCCGGGCGGAGACGAGCAATACCGGCAAGGCCCTCCGCGAGGGACTGGCGGACGTCGATGATGTCGTCCGCGTCTTCCGCTACTACGGCGGGCTCGCGGACAAGGAGGCCGGTCGCCTCGTCGCGACGGGCGACGCGAACGCGATCAGCCGGATCGCCTACGAACCGGTCGGCGTATGCGCCCTCATCGGCCCGTGGAACTACCCGCTCCTCCAGGTGAGCTGGAAGGTCGCCCCGGCGATCGCGGCCGGCGACACGTTCATCGTCAAGCCGGCCCAGCTCACGCCGCTCACGGCGATCCACCTCATGCGGATCCTCGAGGAGGCGGGCCTCCCGCAGGGCGTCGCGAACCTCGTCCTCGGGCCGGGCGAGCGGGTCGGCCGCGCGCTCGCCGAGAGCCCGGACGTCGAGCTCATCTCGCTCACCGGCGGCCTGGACGCGGCGCGCGACATCATGCGGGCGGCGGCCGGAAACATGAAGAAGCTCGCCTTCGAGCTCGGCGGCAAGAGCCCGAACGTCGTCTTCGCCGACGCCGATTTCGAGACCGTCGTCGACAATGCCCTCACGGCGGCCTTCGTCCACTCGGGTCAGGTCTGCTCGGCCGGGACGCGGGCCATCGTGCAGGACGAGATCTACGACGAGTTCGTCGCCGAGGTCGCGCGGCAGACCGAGCGCATCCGTCTCGGCGACGGCTTCGACGAGGCGACCGAGGCCGGGCCGCTCATCTCCGAAGCCCACCGCGCGAAGGTGGAGCGGTACATCGCGCTCGGCATCGAGCAGGGCGCCCGGCTCGTCGCCGGCGGACACCGGCCGAGCGAGCCCGAGCTCCAGCGCGGTTTCTTCGTCCGGCCCACCGTCTTCGCCGACTGTCGGGCGGACATGACGATCGTCCGCGAGGAGATCTTCGGGCCGGTCCTCACGATCGAACGGTTCCGGACGGAGGCGGAGGCGATCGCCATCGGCAACGACACGACGTACGGCCTTGCCGGTGCCGTGTGGACCGCCGACGCATCGCGCGCCGAGCGGGTGGCGACGCGTCTCCGCCACGGCACGATCTGGATCAACGACTATCACCCGTACCTGCCGCAGGCGGAGTGGGGCGGCTTCAAGCAGTCGGGGATCGGCCGCGAGCTCGGCCCCACCGGCCTCGACGAGTACCGCGAGGCGAAGCACATCTACCAGAACACGCGGCCCCGTCCCTCGCGCTGGTTCGGCGGCTGATCGCCGGACGTGGCGGACGTGCGGACGGCCCGGTCGGATGACCGGGCCGTCCTTGGGTGATCGCGGTCGATCCGGGCGGTTACTCCGCCGGGATCTCCGCGTGGATCGCGTCGAGGTCGATCCCCTGGGCACGCCGGTAAAGGCGGGCGACGACCCAGACGAGAGCTGCGAGGCCGTACACGATCCCCAGGAACTTGATCGACTGGGCGTTGCCGACCCCGATCCCATACAGGGAGTTGGACAGCCACTCGTAGACCACCCAGCCGAGGAAGATCGTGGTGATCGCCCCGGCGACGCTGATCAGCGGCAGGCCGGCCAGCTTGTAGCGGGCGATGGGAGATTTGTTGTACAAGTCGGCCTTCCACCACGGCAGGATCGTCGCGGCGAACGACGTCCCGAAGAACGTCACCGCGATGACGAGCGAGGCATCGAGGGTGAGCGCCGAGAAGCCGGCCTGGTAGGCATACAGCCAGGACAGGATGACGCCCGGGACCATGATGAGCAGGAGCGCCATCCACGGGACGCCTCGATCCGAGACTCGAGCGGCCCACTCGGGCAGGACCCGGTCGAAGGCCGCGGCGAAGATCATCCGCGTGGACGACAGCCAGAGGGTGCCCGCCCAGCCGATGAACCATGCTCCGAACAGGACCACGATGATCATCTGGACGACGCGGCTGTCGATGAGGAACGAGGCCAGCAGCGGCGGATAGCCCCAGATCGGGATCGCCGGAGCCACCGTTACGTAACCATAGGCGTAGTTGACGTAGTTCTCGTTCGAGGCATTGAAGAAGTCCCATCCGAACGTCTTGGCGGCGAGGAGCACGAACACGACGGCGAGGCCGATCGTGACCCACAGGCCGCCCAGCATCCCTCGGAGGACCTTCCGGAAGTCGCCCGCCCCGCGGACCTCGCCGTACAGCGTGGCACCCCAGTTCGGATAGAGGATCCAGAACATCATGAGCGGCAGCAGCAGGAACGTGCCACTGCTCAGCCCGAAGTCGAGCGGCGAGCCGCCCGCCACGAAACCGTCGTTCGCGACGGCGTTGGCGATCGTTCCCTGATAGGCGCCCGAGACGCCGAAGAGGCTCTGGCTCGCTTTGTCGAATGCCGCGTGGAAGGCGTCCTGTGACGACGCGAGCATGAGGATGAACATCACCGCCAGGATGGCGAGGCCGATCCAGATGCACCACTTCTGGACGCGGGCGTAGCCGGCCATGCCGAGTGCGACGGCGCCCGACGCGATGACGATCGTGAACAGCGAGACGGCAAACGTCCCGTTATTGGACGCGAAGAACGTCGAGCCGTCGGTCCAGCCCATGAGGACGACAAGCGGCTGGACGACTTCGATCTTGAGGATGAAGCCGTAGATCGGCGCCCAGAGCGCGAGGATGAACCACCAGCCGGTGGAGGACAGGACGAATCCGATCCCACCGCGCTTCCAGCCGAGTGCCGCGCCGCCGACGACACCGAGCGCGCCACCGAGAAGGGCGCCGGTATCGCCGATCCCGAACGCCTGTGCCGTGAAGTAGACCGTGACGCCACCGACGAGCGCGCCGAGCGCGGCGCCCGGGATCCCGTCGAGGATTCGCGTCTGCCAGACGTAGTCGCCGCCGGCCCGCGGCATGACCGCGATCAGCCCGGCATATGTGACGCACAGGAACGTCATCACCACCCCGGAAAGGAGCAGGGACGACAGCACCGACCCGTTCGGGACGAAGGCGAAGACGGCGAGGCTGTAGAACATGCCGAGGGTGACGAGGTTCACCGACATGAACGAGTAGCCGAACGCGTCGAACCCGGACCAGCCCTTGACGAGCCCGGTCGCGTTGCGGAGGAACAGCGACGGTGTGTCGCGGCCAACTGATGCCATGCTTCCCTCTCTTTCGAGTCCCGCCCCGACAGCGGAACCGCTCGGTGGTGGTCAGCCGTTGATCAGCAGATAGCGCTTCACCGTGCCCTTCTTGGTGTCCAGGTCGACGATGGCCGCCTGGAGCACCCCGTCCTCGTATGAACTCCCCGGATTGACCGCCAGCGTCTTCCCGAGCTTCACCGCGCCGCGGCCCTCGTGGATGTGGCCATGGAGCGAGAGGACCGGCCCGTACGCGAGGATCGCCTCGCGGACCGCGTGCGACCCGACCGGGACGAGTGCCTGCCCGCCGGAGACGTACTTCATGTCCGCGTCCAGCTTCGGCGCCGCGTCCAGGTTCGAGCCATACGGCGGGGCGTGGAAGTTGAAGATGGACCGGGCAGGATCCGGGACCGCCCTGACCAGTCCGTCGATCCGCTCGCGGAGCTCGTCCTCGGGCAGTTCGCGGAAGGTGTTCCACGGCGTGGGGTTCGCCCAGCCCGTCGAGATGAGGTTGAGGCCGTCGAGCGCGATCGTGTTCGCCTCGCCCAGCTCGACCCGTTCGGCCCGCTCGATGATCGGGTCGATCTCGAACATGTCGTCGTTCGCGGGCGAGACGATGCAGCGGACCGACGAGCCCTTGAGCCGCTCGTCGGCGAGCGCCATCCACCGCTCGACGCCATGGACGATCTCCGCCCTGAACCGGGTGTCCACGAGCGTCGGGTCGTCCGCCCACGTCCGGACCTCGTCGCGGGTCGTCCGGACCGGGTAGTAGCCGCGATCCGAGATCCGCTTCTCCATCGCCCCGACATCCGCCTCGGTCGGCAGATCGTGGACCTGCTCCTGGAGAGTGACCGTCCAGCCGGTGTCCGTCTTGATGATCGGCACCATCGCCTTGCCGGTCATGTCGCCGCCCATGATGAGGACGTCTGCCTTGTGGAATGCGCCGGCGTTGAGAAACTTGCGCCAGCAGATATCGGAACCGTGGACGTCGGTTGCGAAGAAGACCCTCATCCAGCCTCCAGCGAGCGTGTCCGCAGTATCGACACCCGGGATGGCCGCTGCAAGCCGTTCCCGCATGCCCCGACGACCGTGCTGGGCGGGCATCGCGGGACTCCCGTGGGGGACGAGTCCGTATACTCTCCCCGCGACCCACCACCCAGGCCCCACGGATGCGGGCCATCGCGTTGCGTCCGGCCGCGCACGCGCGGCCGTGGCGACGAACGTCAGGAGGATCCCGATCCCATGAGCACGCTTCCGAGCGCGGCGCGGGTCGTCATCGTCGGCGCCGGCATCGTCGGCAACAGCATGGCCTGGCACCTGGCCCGTCTCGGGTGGCGGGACATCGTCCTCATCGACAAGGGTGCGCTGCCGAATCCCGGCGGCTCGACTGGCCACGCCTCGAACTTCATCTTCCTCACCGACCATTCACGGGAGATGACGGAGCTCACGGTGGACAGCGTCCGCCAGTACGTCGAGCTCGGCGTCTTCACCCGCAGCGGCGGCATCGAGGTCGCCCGGACACCTGAGCGGATGGCCGAGCTGCAGCGCCGCATGGCGTCCTCGCGGTCGTGGGGGATCGACGCCGAGATCATCGGCCCGGCCCGGGTCAGGGAGCTCGTCCCGTACGTCAACGAGGAGATCGTCCTCGGCGGTTTCTCCACGCCCGGCGTCGGCGTCGTCGATTCGCTCCGCGCCGGGACCCTCATGCGTGAGCGCGCCGAGCAGCTCGGCGCGCTCACCGTTTCGGCCCTCACGGAGGTCACCGGAATCGACGTGGTCGACGGTCGGATCCGGGCGATCAGGACGGACCGCGGAGACATCGCGACAGAGACGATCGTCATCGCCTGCGGCGTCTGGAGTCCGCGGATCGCGCGGATGGCCGGCGCGACGATCCCCCTCTCGCCTGCCGTCCACCAGATGATCAGCGTCGGCCCCGTCCCGCTCTTCGCCGACACCGTCGGCGAGATCAGCTTCCCGATCGTCCGGGATATGGACACGAACATGTACGAGCGGCAGCACGGCGGCGATCTCGAGATCGGTTCGTATGCCCACCGGCCGATCCTCATGGACGCCGACGACATCCCGTCCATCGCGGCGTCCGCCCTCTCGCCCACGGAGCTGCCGTTCACCCAGGCCGATTTCGATCCGCAGATGGAACAGGCCCTCGAACTCGTCCCGGACATCGTCGGCGACGAGCGGGTGGGCGTCCGCCACGCGATCAACGGCCTCCTCTCGCTCACGCCGGACGGCGGCCCGATCCTCGGCGAGACGCCGGAGGTGAAGGGCCTCTGGTCCGCGGCGGCCATCTGGATCAAGGAGGCGCCCGGGATCGCGAAGATGCTCGCCGAATGGATGACCGACGGGAAGCCCGAGGTGGACCCGCACGCGACCGACATCGCCCGCTTCCACGACCACCAGCGGACGCCGACCCACATCCGCGCCCGCTCGGCCGAGGGCTTCAACAAGACCTACGGCATCGTCCACCCTGCCGAGCAGTACGCCTCGAACCGCGACGTCCGGCTCAGCCCGTTCAACGCCCGTGAGCGCGAGCTTGGGGCCGTGTTCTTCGAGACGGCGGGCTGGGAGCGGCCGTACTGGTATGGCTTGAACGAGTCGCTGCTCGCCGAGTACGGGGAGCGGGTCATCCCCAGGGCCGCGGAGTGGGAGTCGCGCTGGTGGTCGCCCATCATCAACGCCGAGCACCTCGCGATGCGCGACCGGGTCGGGATGGTGGACCTATCCGCCTTCGCGATCTTCGACGTGACCGGCCCCGGCGCGATGGCCTGCATCCAGCGGCTCATCGTCAGCCAGGCGGACGTCCCCGTCGGCCGGGTCATCTACACCCCGCTCCTCAACGAGGCGGGTGGCATCTTCGCTGATCTGACGATCATGCGGCTTGGCCGTGACCACTACCGGGTGGTCACCGGTGGCGGCAGTGGCATGCGCGACCGGAAGTGGTTCGTGGACCACCTGCCGGCGGACGGATCGGCGCAGCTGTTCGACGCGACCTCCGCCTGGTGCACGGTCGGTGTCTGGGGCCCGCGTGCTCGCGATCTCGTCGCCGCCGCGACGGACGATGACGTCTCGCCCGCCGGCTTCCCGTTCGGGACGTGCCGCTTCATCCGGATCGGGACGGTCGGTGCCCTCGCCTCGCGGATCTCGTATGTCGGCGAACTCGGCTGGGAGATCTACGCGCCGATGGAGCAGGGCGCCAGGCTCTGGGATTCGCTCTGGGACGCCGGCCGGCCGTTCGGCGTCGTGCCGGTCGGCATCGGCGCCTACGGGACAACGGGGCGACTCGAGAAATCGTATCGGGCGCACGGTGCCGAGCTGGAGCTCGGCTTCGATCTCGTCGAGGCGGGCATGGCCCGGCCGACGGTCAAGGACGCCGACTTCATCGGCCGGGCGGCATACCTCGAGCAGCGCGGTCGGCCGCCGGCCGCGATCCTCTGCACGCTCACCCTCGAGGACCCGCACTCGGCGTCGAGCGGAACCGCCCGCTACATGCTCGGCCGCGAGCCGATCCTCTCGGCGGTGGGCGAGCCGATCGTCGATGCGAAGGGCCGTCGGTCGTACGTGACGAGTGCCGGATCCGGTCCGTCGGTCGGCAAGCACCTCCTCATGGCGTATCTCCCGCCGCAGGTCGCCGCCATCGGCGCGGACCTCCTCGTCGAGTATTTCGGGGAGCGCTATCCGGTCCGTGTCGCCGTCGTCGGGAGCGCTCCACTGTTCGATCCCGAGAACCTCCGGATCCGGAGCTGACGGTGAACATCCTCGTCTGCGTCAAGCGAGTCCCGGCGACCGGCGACCGGATCAACCTCACGCCGGACGGGCTCGGGATCGACACCCGGTTCCTCGGCTTCACCGTCAGCCCGCACGAGGAGTGCGCGGTGGAGGAGGCCGTCCGGATCGTTGAGGCGAACGGCGGGAGCTCGACCGTCCTCACGCTCGGCGCGCGGGAGGCGGAGGAACAGCTCCGCGATGCGATGGCCCTCGGCATCGAGCGGGCCGTCCTCCTCGAGACGGACGGTGGGGAATGGGATCCGGTCGCGACGGCCGCCGCGATCGTCGACGCGATCCGTGGCCGCGAGGCAGCTGACGGCCCGTTCGATCTCATCCTCTTCGGCAACGAGGCGGCCGATAGCGGCGACTACCAGGTGGGGGTCCGGGTCGCCGTCGCCCTCGAGCGCCCATGCGTGACGGGCGTGAAGGGCCTCGAGATCGGCAGCGGTGCGATCACCGCTCGACGCGAGGCGGACGGCGGCTGGGAGATCTACGAGCTCCCGACGCCGGCGGTCGTGTCCGTCAGGGAGGGCATCAACCTGCCCCGTTACCCGTCCGTGCCGGGGCGACTGCGGGCGCGGAAGAGGGAGGTCGAGCGGATCGCGCCGACGCGCCGACCGGGTGGCCAGTCGACGATCCGGCTCCGCCTGCCCGAGCGGTGGGAGACGACGGCAGAGGTGCTCGGCACCGGACCCGAGGCGGCGCCGAGGGTCGTCGACCTGCTCCGGCGGCTCGGGCTCATCGCATGATCCTCGTCCTCGTCGAGCACGACGGCGAGTCGGTCGAGCGAACGTCGCTCGAGGCGATCA
It encodes:
- a CDS encoding sarcosine oxidase subunit gamma, which codes for MALSGRIALSGGIALPGGAREVPFLSQIDLRVDPTDAVSMTAVAATLGFTVPTVPDSVAGIGDLHALWLGPDEWLVVGRPGRARELEDRLRAALSVPRADAAAVSATLAVASVVDISANRTTIELAGSSARELLEAGCPIDLHPRAFGPGRCAQTLLARANVIVWQTIDEPLYRLLVRPSFGAYVAAWLLDAASGI
- a CDS encoding aldehyde dehydrogenase family protein; the encoded protein is MPTDQPSLYIDGAWTTGSSGSTSPVVSPFDGHVIAEVDVADDADVQRAIAAARRAFDAGDWSSTPAPDRGALLHRIADLLVRDRELIGRAETSNTGKALREGLADVDDVVRVFRYYGGLADKEAGRLVATGDANAISRIAYEPVGVCALIGPWNYPLLQVSWKVAPAIAAGDTFIVKPAQLTPLTAIHLMRILEEAGLPQGVANLVLGPGERVGRALAESPDVELISLTGGLDAARDIMRAAAGNMKKLAFELGGKSPNVVFADADFETVVDNALTAAFVHSGQVCSAGTRAIVQDEIYDEFVAEVARQTERIRLGDGFDEATEAGPLISEAHRAKVERYIALGIEQGARLVAGGHRPSEPELQRGFFVRPTVFADCRADMTIVREEIFGPVLTIERFRTEAEAIAIGNDTTYGLAGAVWTADASRAERVATRLRHGTIWINDYHPYLPQAEWGGFKQSGIGRELGPTGLDEYREAKHIYQNTRPRPSRWFGG
- a CDS encoding amino acid permease, yielding MASVGRDTPSLFLRNATGLVKGWSGFDAFGYSFMSVNLVTLGMFYSLAVFAFVPNGSVLSSLLLSGVVMTFLCVTYAGLIAVMPRAGGDYVWQTRILDGIPGAALGALVGGVTVYFTAQAFGIGDTGALLGGALGVVGGAALGWKRGGIGFVLSSTGWWFILALWAPIYGFILKIEVVQPLVVLMGWTDGSTFFASNNGTFAVSLFTIVIASGAVALGMAGYARVQKWCIWIGLAILAVMFILMLASSQDAFHAAFDKASQSLFGVSGAYQGTIANAVANDGFVAGGSPLDFGLSSGTFLLLPLMMFWILYPNWGATLYGEVRGAGDFRKVLRGMLGGLWVTIGLAVVFVLLAAKTFGWDFFNASNENYVNYAYGYVTVAPAIPIWGYPPLLASFLIDSRVVQMIIVVLFGAWFIGWAGTLWLSSTRMIFAAAFDRVLPEWAARVSDRGVPWMALLLIMVPGVILSWLYAYQAGFSALTLDASLVIAVTFFGTSFAATILPWWKADLYNKSPIARYKLAGLPLISVAGAITTIFLGWVVYEWLSNSLYGIGVGNAQSIKFLGIVYGLAALVWVVARLYRRAQGIDLDAIHAEIPAE
- a CDS encoding metallophosphoesterase gives rise to the protein MPAQHGRRGMRERLAAAIPGVDTADTLAGGWMRVFFATDVHGSDICWRKFLNAGAFHKADVLIMGGDMTGKAMVPIIKTDTGWTVTLQEQVHDLPTEADVGAMEKRISDRGYYPVRTTRDEVRTWADDPTLVDTRFRAEIVHGVERWMALADERLKGSSVRCIVSPANDDMFEIDPIIERAERVELGEANTIALDGLNLISTGWANPTPWNTFRELPEDELRERIDGLVRAVPDPARSIFNFHAPPYGSNLDAAPKLDADMKYVSGGQALVPVGSHAVREAILAYGPVLSLHGHIHEGRGAVKLGKTLAVNPGSSYEDGVLQAAIVDLDTKKGTVKRYLLING
- a CDS encoding FAD-dependent oxidoreductase is translated as MSTLPSAARVVIVGAGIVGNSMAWHLARLGWRDIVLIDKGALPNPGGSTGHASNFIFLTDHSREMTELTVDSVRQYVELGVFTRSGGIEVARTPERMAELQRRMASSRSWGIDAEIIGPARVRELVPYVNEEIVLGGFSTPGVGVVDSLRAGTLMRERAEQLGALTVSALTEVTGIDVVDGRIRAIRTDRGDIATETIVIACGVWSPRIARMAGATIPLSPAVHQMISVGPVPLFADTVGEISFPIVRDMDTNMYERQHGGDLEIGSYAHRPILMDADDIPSIAASALSPTELPFTQADFDPQMEQALELVPDIVGDERVGVRHAINGLLSLTPDGGPILGETPEVKGLWSAAAIWIKEAPGIAKMLAEWMTDGKPEVDPHATDIARFHDHQRTPTHIRARSAEGFNKTYGIVHPAEQYASNRDVRLSPFNARERELGAVFFETAGWERPYWYGLNESLLAEYGERVIPRAAEWESRWWSPIINAEHLAMRDRVGMVDLSAFAIFDVTGPGAMACIQRLIVSQADVPVGRVIYTPLLNEAGGIFADLTIMRLGRDHYRVVTGGGSGMRDRKWFVDHLPADGSAQLFDATSAWCTVGVWGPRARDLVAAATDDDVSPAGFPFGTCRFIRIGTVGALASRISYVGELGWEIYAPMEQGARLWDSLWDAGRPFGVVPVGIGAYGTTGRLEKSYRAHGAELELGFDLVEAGMARPTVKDADFIGRAAYLEQRGRPPAAILCTLTLEDPHSASSGTARYMLGREPILSAVGEPIVDAKGRRSYVTSAGSGPSVGKHLLMAYLPPQVAAIGADLLVEYFGERYPVRVAVVGSAPLFDPENLRIRS
- a CDS encoding electron transfer flavoprotein subunit beta/FixA family protein, which encodes MNILVCVKRVPATGDRINLTPDGLGIDTRFLGFTVSPHEECAVEEAVRIVEANGGSSTVLTLGAREAEEQLRDAMALGIERAVLLETDGGEWDPVATAAAIVDAIRGREAADGPFDLILFGNEAADSGDYQVGVRVAVALERPCVTGVKGLEIGSGAITARREADGGWEIYELPTPAVVSVREGINLPRYPSVPGRLRARKREVERIAPTRRPGGQSTIRLRLPERWETTAEVLGTGPEAAPRVVDLLRRLGLIA